GATTTTTACTCCATACATATCATACATCTCCCTTTCTGACCAATTTGCCATTTTAAAAAGTGAATAAACAGAGTTTAACTCTTCTTTTTCTTCTATGAAACACTTAAGTCTTAATCTTTTATGCTTACTCATTGATAAAAATTCATAAAAAATTTCAAAGCCACCCTTTGATGAAATATAATCAATAGCAGAAATATCAATAAGCATATCGTATTGAAGTTCATTTTTTAAAATCTCAATTGCATTTATATTCTCTTTTGGATTTATGTAAATAACCAAATGCTCTTTTTGTATATACTTATCAAGTATTTTTACTTTTGAAGAGAGTAATTCTACATCATCTAAAAAGATTTTATCTTGACAAACATCAACTTTAGGAATTGATGGAGTAATATAAAACCTATCACTAAAATATGATTTATTTTGTACATCATCTTTTGGTTTGTATTCTCTCATACTAACCTCTTTTTCTTGATTGATCTAAAGATTGATTCTTTTCTAATCTTTTTTTGAAGCATCATAAGTGCGTATTGCAAACTTTCAGGTCGTGGTGCACATCCAGGTAAATATATATCAACAGGAACTATTCTATCTGCACCTTGAACAGTTGCATATGTATTAAACATACCTCCTGTATTTGCACATGAACCCATAGATATAACCCACTTTGGATCAGGCATTTGGTCATAAAGTCTTCTCATAAATTCAGCATGTTTCTTAGTTAATGTTCCAGCTATTACAATAACATCAGCTTGTCTAGGACTTGCTCTAAAAATTGTCCCAAATCTATCAAAATCATATCTTGAAGCACCTGTTGCCATCATCTCAATTGCACAACATGCAAGTCCATAAGTCAAAGGCCATAAAGAGTTACTTCTACCCCAGTTTACAAGTTTATCTACTGTTGTTAGAGCAATAGGAGCTCCTCCATCAGCTAAATAGTTTACTTTATGCTGTGCCATTCTAAGGCTCCTTTTTTCCATGCATATATAAAACCAATTGTTAAAAGTAAAATAAATAATATCATTTCAACAAAACCAAACCAACCTAATATTTGAAAGTTAATTGCCCAAGGAAACATAAATATTATTTCAATATCAAAAAGAATAAATAATAATGCCATTAGATAAAATTGTACTGATATTGTATTGGGTTGTTTAGTAACCTCAGGTCCACACTCATATAAGGATACTTTTAATTTTTCAGTATTTAATCTTGCAATCTTTCTACTTATTACTCTTGCAAGATATACAGTTAAGATAAAAGCAGTGAATGTTAAAACAAACATAACAAATACACCAAAATACGGATGGGAAAACTCCATATGTGACATCATATATCCTTAAGATCTAATTTTTACACTTAAAAGTTGATTAATTATTTTTTTAATCCTATCTAATATCTACTAAAGCTATACTTATGCTACTATGGGCTTTTTGCTTAAATTAAATAAATTTTTTTAAACTATTTTTAAAACCAAAGAAATCAATCACTTAAACTTTAAATTATATTAACTTAAGATAAAGATTACTTTAACTTATAAATATTTTAGCTCATAAATCCCATTTTATTTTCACTATCAAAATTACCTTTTAACTCTTTTTCAATTTGGTCTTTAAAAGCCTCAACTGTAAAAATAGGCTCTTCATCTAAAGCGACTTTATAAGCAGTATTTTTTATAACTAATTCTATTTGACCACCTGTAAGTTCATATGATAATAATTGCTCTAAATCAAAATCATCACTTAAAGGTAGTTTTTCAGGTAATAGTTTTTTCCAAAGCTCTTCTCTTTGCTTTAAAGTTGGTTTTTTAAATTCAATTTTATAATTAAATCTTCTTGAGAATGCAGTATCAATTGACTCTAAAAGGTTTGTTGTTGCTATTAAAATACCATCAAATCTTTCAATTTGTTCTAAGAAAATATTTTGCATTTGATTATGCATTTTTTCACTTCCACTATTTGAACCACTACTTCTTGCACTTAAAAATTGATCTGCTTCATTTAAAAGTAAAACTGGTTCTGATTTTGTTTTTTCTACTAAATCTTTATATGTATCAAAAATACTTCTAACATTTTTTTCACTCTCACCCACATACATAGATAATATCTTACTACAGTCAAAACTTAATACTTCTCTTTTTAATGATTTTGCTAAAGCAAGTGCTGTTAGGGTCTTTCCTGTCCCTGCAAAACCATAAAAAATAATCCTTGCATCAATTCCTCTTCTTTTCTCTTTTATGCCCCACTGTTTTAACTTATTTAAAACATTTTTATCTACTTGCTTTAAAAGTGAATTTAATGTCTCTTTAGTCTTATCATTTAAAACTACATCTTCTAAAGTTTTAGTAGTTGAGATAAGCTCAAACATGTCTTGTTCTTTTATAACAGTATTTAATTTTAATTTCGATCTTCTTGACTTTTTCTTTGTTGGATGAGAGATTTTATATAAAATCTCATCTGGAATAAAAAAGTTTCTATTTATTCCTCCAAAAGGAGTTAAAACTTCATCATAATCAATTAAATTTTTTGAAACTAATTTTGAACTCTCTTCTAGCAAACTTCTATATTTTATTTTTTCATAATCATCACTTGAGATTAGTTCAATTAAAGAGTTCATATCTCTAATTGTTCCATCACCACCTGAATATTCTTCTTTTAAAAGTGCTAAAAATATTGTTTGCTCTTGTTCTTCTAAAGAGTGCTCTTTAAAAAAATCTTCAAGCATAATATCTTTTTCTGTAACTTTAACTCTCTCTTTTATTCTATTTTCAAGCATTAATAGTTTTGATTTTAATCTATTTCTATTAGGTGAATTCTCATCAAAATTTCTTTTTACCATGTTTAATTGTTTTGCTAAATCAATTTTAAAAAATTGATCTTGCAGATACTCTAAATGGTCACTATATTTTTTTATCTCTGGCAATACAAACTCTAAAGACCCCTCTTCTAAAAGTTTTAGAAATGCAGTTGATAAAGAAATATTTGAATTTAACAACTCTAATTTTGAAATATCACTAATTTTTACATGTTCAAAACTATTGTGAACTAACCAACCAAGTTCTAAAAGTGATTTAATCTCTTCTACTTTATAAAGATGCTCGAAACTTTTTACATCATAAAATTCACTTAAAACATCTACAACAACTAAAGAATCTCTTCCAATAATATACTCTTTTGTAAGAAATTGAAGTATTTTTGCTTCTTCAATAGTACATTTTAGTTGTGCAAAAAATGCTGTTTTACTTACATCTTTTGCTTTAATAAACTCGATTATTTCATTCATTGTTTAACTTATCCTGTAATAAATTGTAAAATTTTTCTAAACTATTCTTTTCTCTAAAATCTAGCTTAGTATCATTAATAAAAATACTATTTTGTTCAATCTTTGTCTCTTTTATATTTTTGTATAAAATCTCTACTTTATTTTTATCCAAATCAATTTCAAAACTATTCTTTAAAACCAAAACTTTGTTTTGACAAATAGCTTTATATGAACCTTTTGAATAAATATACATTTGACAATCTTGCTTTTTAATGTACTCTTTTAGTTTATTAAGATTCATATTATCGTATATATTTAAACCCACTAATAAAACAACGATAAAACTAAAAAAAAATATAAAAATCATAGCACCTCTTTTTAATTAATTTAAGATAATACATTAATATCTCTTAACTATCTATGAGCTTTAAAATATAAATATTTATAGGCTTATATCTTAATTTAAGATTAGTTTTCATATTATTTGATTTTTATTATCAATAAGTTTTAAAACCAAACTTTTTAATTCTATTTCTTATAAATATACTATATATTTATTTATAGAATTAAAGAAGAATTAATAGTTTTATATCTTATAAATTTTAGTATTCAAAGAAGTTAGTTAATCTAACTTAGGTGGTATTTATACTCAAAAAAACCAAAAAAGGATAGGAGATATATGAAATTTTTATCATCAATAGTTATTGCTTTATTACTTTTTACAGGGTGTGCGAACCTTGGATTAGATACAAGTAAAGTAAAGCCAAAACAAGAATTAATTGAAGATGCAAATGATGGGGATACAAAAGCGATTCTTTCATTAGCAAAAAACTATAATTTCCCTAAAACAAAAGAGGGATTATACTATTTTAACAAATGGTACAAACAACTTTTAAATGTAAAAAGTTCAGAAAATTTAACAGAAATTGCAAAAATTTATGAAGAATATAATGATATGTTCATAAATGGTAAAGCTAAAACTGTAAAGCTTTATGAAAAAGCCATAGAACTTAATAGTAAAGATGCAACTGTTGAGCTTATTAAGTATTATACTAAAAACTACAAATATGAAAAAGCAAAAGTTTTACAAGAAAAAGTAATTGATGAGCTATCAGAAAAACAATTAGCTGATTTATATATTTTTTATAATAACAAATATAAGAGAAATCAATTAGCTACTATTAAAGAAGTTATGGATAAAAAAGGTTACAAAGAGCCATTTGAAGTTGCAATTAAAAATCTAAGAAGTGCTGCATACAAAAATAAGACAAATGAAGTAAATAGCTTTATTAATGAAACGATTGACACAAAAGATTCAGAAAAGATTTTTCTTCTTGCAAATAAATTACAAAGATATTATAAATATAAAGAAGCGATTAGAGCATATAAAGCTGGTCTTAAAATAGATAATACAAATGCACAAGCATATTATGAAATTGCAAGAATGTATAAAAAAGGCAACTATAAACAAAAACTAAAAAGAAATAAAGATGAAGCTTCAAAATACTTAGAAAAAGCAGCACTTTTAAAACACAAAGAAGCAGCAGCAGAGTTATTAAAATATTACTCTGAAAAACCAGAATTAATGAACAAATTCTTTGAGATAAAATCAAAATTAGAAGAATCAAATGAAGGTAAACTATTTGTTGCTAAATATTATGATAAAAAAAGATTTGACCAAAAAGCAAATGCTATATATAATGAATTAGCAAAAGATGGAAACAAAGAAGCAATTTTAGAACTTGCTACTAAAAAACCATCAAAATATAACTTCAATCCAGAAGAGTACAAACTAACTCTTAAATGGCAAGATTATATTTTAAAAAGTGATGATATTGAACTAAAAAAAGAGTTAGAGAAAAAATTAACTTCTTCATATAGCTATAGAAATTACTTCAATGAAACAAAAGAGAAATTAAAAGATCTTCCAACAAATGAAAAAACAGATATCTTAGAACTTAGAAAATCAGCTTTATATAATAAATATAGAAAACCTGAGATTGCGCTTGAATATTACAAAAAGGGTGTAGCAGCAGGTGATGTAAAAAGTGCAAAAAATCTTGCTAGATTTTATCTTAGTTCAAAACAACAAAAATATAATGAAGCTATTAAAGTGTATGAAGATCTTCATAAAAGAGGTGACCTAGAAGCTACAAGACTGCTTGCAGAATTATATATAAAACCTCCGTATTACCTTAAAGATTTCAAAAAAGAGCCTGAAAAAGGTCTTGCAATTTATGAAGATTTAGCTTCAAAAGGAAATATAGACTCAATTAATAGACTTGTAAATCTTTACCTTTGTGGAAGTTGTAAAGATAGTGACTCTATTGTCAACTATAAAAAAGGCTTTAAATACTCTAAACTACTTTTAGAAAAAAGAGGTTCAGCTAGAGATTATGCAAATATTGCTTGGTCATATCACTATGGAAA
The window above is part of the Malaciobacter marinus genome. Proteins encoded here:
- a CDS encoding NADH-quinone oxidoreductase subunit C, with the translated sequence MREYKPKDDVQNKSYFSDRFYITPSIPKVDVCQDKIFLDDVELLSSKVKILDKYIQKEHLVIYINPKENINAIEILKNELQYDMLIDISAIDYISSKGGFEIFYEFLSMSKHKRLRLKCFIEEKEELNSVYSLFKMANWSEREMYDMYGVKIINHPNMKRILMPNDWHDHPLRKTYPLHGDEAASWYEVDKIFGKEAREIIGPEIRDAAAIDRYDTTRFARLGHEVPYGTDITDGKEPEHTPLAYQEEGGVKLIKKFKEEDSVTLKERR
- a CDS encoding tetratricopeptide repeat protein, which gives rise to MKFLSSIVIALLLFTGCANLGLDTSKVKPKQELIEDANDGDTKAILSLAKNYNFPKTKEGLYYFNKWYKQLLNVKSSENLTEIAKIYEEYNDMFINGKAKTVKLYEKAIELNSKDATVELIKYYTKNYKYEKAKVLQEKVIDELSEKQLADLYIFYNNKYKRNQLATIKEVMDKKGYKEPFEVAIKNLRSAAYKNKTNEVNSFINETIDTKDSEKIFLLANKLQRYYKYKEAIRAYKAGLKIDNTNAQAYYEIARMYKKGNYKQKLKRNKDEASKYLEKAALLKHKEAAAELLKYYSEKPELMNKFFEIKSKLEESNEGKLFVAKYYDKKRFDQKANAIYNELAKDGNKEAILELATKKPSKYNFNPEEYKLTLKWQDYILKSDDIELKKELEKKLTSSYSYRNYFNETKEKLKDLPTNEKTDILELRKSALYNKYRKPEIALEYYKKGVAAGDVKSAKNLARFYLSSKQQKYNEAIKVYEDLHKRGDLEATRLLAELYIKPPYYLKDFKKEPEKGLAIYEDLASKGNIDSINRLVNLYLCGSCKDSDSIVNYKKGFKYSKLLLEKRGSARDYANIAWSYHYGKGVDIDLLKAKEYYEKAAKKGYTSAYYNLAWLYYKNDDYKGQIIELNYEKAKEYLELGAKERNSASINLLGVFYKKGYAVKKDMEKAVALFKIIYRYDKYASFHLGEYYNDKKDYKEAVKYYKISDERGYASASIELGIIYEKGLLGKKDVKTALKYYEKAFRNSDDKTQKGIAAYNIGIIYQYGKGEIEKDLKKAKAYLKVSNYKKAKTQLKLIK
- a CDS encoding NAD(P)H-quinone oxidoreductase subunit 3, with protein sequence MSHMEFSHPYFGVFVMFVLTFTAFILTVYLARVISRKIARLNTEKLKVSLYECGPEVTKQPNTISVQFYLMALLFILFDIEIIFMFPWAINFQILGWFGFVEMILFILLLTIGFIYAWKKGALEWHSIK
- a CDS encoding NuoB/complex I 20 kDa subunit family protein; the protein is MAQHKVNYLADGGAPIALTTVDKLVNWGRSNSLWPLTYGLACCAIEMMATGASRYDFDRFGTIFRASPRQADVIVIAGTLTKKHAEFMRRLYDQMPDPKWVISMGSCANTGGMFNTYATVQGADRIVPVDIYLPGCAPRPESLQYALMMLQKKIRKESIFRSIKKKRLV
- a CDS encoding ATP-binding protein is translated as MNEIIEFIKAKDVSKTAFFAQLKCTIEEAKILQFLTKEYIIGRDSLVVVDVLSEFYDVKSFEHLYKVEEIKSLLELGWLVHNSFEHVKISDISKLELLNSNISLSTAFLKLLEEGSLEFVLPEIKKYSDHLEYLQDQFFKIDLAKQLNMVKRNFDENSPNRNRLKSKLLMLENRIKERVKVTEKDIMLEDFFKEHSLEEQEQTIFLALLKEEYSGGDGTIRDMNSLIELISSDDYEKIKYRSLLEESSKLVSKNLIDYDEVLTPFGGINRNFFIPDEILYKISHPTKKKSRRSKLKLNTVIKEQDMFELISTTKTLEDVVLNDKTKETLNSLLKQVDKNVLNKLKQWGIKEKRRGIDARIIFYGFAGTGKTLTALALAKSLKREVLSFDCSKILSMYVGESEKNVRSIFDTYKDLVEKTKSEPVLLLNEADQFLSARSSGSNSGSEKMHNQMQNIFLEQIERFDGILIATTNLLESIDTAFSRRFNYKIEFKKPTLKQREELWKKLLPEKLPLSDDFDLEQLLSYELTGGQIELVIKNTAYKVALDEEPIFTVEAFKDQIEKELKGNFDSENKMGFMS